The following coding sequences are from one Aeromicrobium duanguangcaii window:
- a CDS encoding TOPRIM nucleotidyl transferase/hydrolase domain-containing protein codes for MPKPITLLVEGESDRGALVALAPRFGVDLEAEQITVTVIGGAGNFGRAIAEAAAQGHRVGGLYDEAEERFVAGALNRQEGEDLTRQGFFACRPDLELELARAMGVAAMTSLLEANGDLKKFRDFQNQPAHRDDEALGQLRRFVSATGSRKATYAALMAETVPFEVVPEPMAGLLGWIWSS; via the coding sequence GTGCCCAAACCCATCACACTCCTCGTCGAGGGCGAGTCCGACCGCGGCGCCCTCGTCGCCCTCGCTCCGCGTTTCGGGGTCGACCTCGAAGCGGAGCAGATCACCGTCACCGTCATCGGGGGCGCCGGCAACTTCGGCCGTGCGATCGCCGAGGCGGCTGCCCAGGGACACCGCGTGGGCGGCCTGTACGACGAGGCCGAGGAGCGCTTCGTCGCCGGTGCGCTCAACCGCCAGGAGGGCGAAGACCTCACCCGGCAGGGGTTCTTCGCCTGCCGCCCCGATCTGGAGCTGGAGCTGGCTCGCGCGATGGGGGTGGCCGCGATGACGTCGCTGCTGGAGGCGAACGGCGATCTGAAGAAGTTCCGCGACTTCCAGAACCAGCCCGCCCACCGCGACGACGAGGCGCTGGGCCAGCTGCGCCGCTTCGTGTCCGCCACGGGCTCCCGGAAGGCCACGTACGCCGCGCTGATGGCCGAGACGGTCCCGTTCGAGGTGGTCCCGGAGCCCATGGCCGGACTGCTCGGCTGGATCTGGAGCAGCTGA
- a CDS encoding PhzF family phenazine biosynthesis protein, whose product MTTEVLHYAAFTTVEGGGNPAGVVLDATGLDDAAMLTIAQDVGYSETAFLSVGATDDGTTRADVRYFSPVAEVAFCGHATLATAVAFAERHGPGRLALSTAAGDVAVSTRSEAGRFVATLSSPPTHTRPVDPDVLTEALAALRWTDADLDPAYPPHVAFAGNDHLVLGVRSRETLTALDYDFTALEELMARVGWTTAHLFWAEDEVTFHVRNPFPPGGVVEDPATGAAAAAFGGYLRDLHLVSTPTRMTIHQGHDMGRPSELLVDVTADDPSVAVTGRAAAIPAWDHPTRPANSAD is encoded by the coding sequence ATGACCACCGAGGTGCTCCACTACGCCGCGTTCACGACGGTCGAAGGGGGCGGCAACCCCGCGGGCGTGGTGCTCGACGCCACCGGGCTCGACGATGCGGCGATGCTGACGATCGCGCAGGACGTAGGCTACTCCGAGACAGCCTTCCTGTCGGTCGGCGCGACCGACGACGGCACGACCCGGGCGGACGTCCGCTACTTCAGCCCCGTGGCGGAGGTCGCGTTCTGCGGTCACGCCACGCTCGCCACCGCCGTGGCGTTCGCCGAGCGTCACGGCCCCGGGCGTCTCGCCCTGAGCACCGCCGCCGGCGACGTGGCAGTGAGCACCCGCAGTGAGGCCGGCCGTTTCGTCGCCACCCTGTCCTCGCCACCGACGCACACCCGTCCGGTCGACCCGGACGTGCTGACCGAGGCGCTGGCCGCGCTCCGCTGGACCGACGCCGACCTCGACCCCGCCTATCCCCCGCACGTCGCCTTCGCCGGAAACGACCACCTGGTCCTCGGCGTCCGCAGCCGGGAGACGCTGACCGCGCTCGACTACGACTTCACGGCGCTCGAGGAACTCATGGCCCGGGTGGGCTGGACGACGGCGCACCTGTTCTGGGCCGAGGACGAGGTGACGTTCCACGTCCGCAACCCGTTCCCGCCCGGCGGCGTGGTCGAGGATCCCGCCACCGGCGCGGCCGCCGCCGCGTTCGGCGGCTACCTGCGCGACCTCCACCTCGTGTCGACACCGACTCGCATGACGATCCATCAGGGCCACGACATGGGACGACCGAGCGAACTGCTCGTCGACGTGACGGCCGACGACCCGAGCGTCGCGGTCACCGGCCGCGCCGCCGCGATCCCCGCCTGGGATCACCCCACTCGTCCGGCGAACTCCGCAGACTAG
- a CDS encoding DUF5692 family protein produces MFLFESIPWYSWVMWSVVLVALIALNEVTRRWKWAGLAFFVALPIVLTIFVWPHTAGAGSSTGTWFHWVKVYSALAGCLGFMLIRYVPRLAKNRWMLMFPAAILAINIGEAVIRDFQVAGLDGMHDGVFMVGGPWNYMNGIAGILNLLTICGWAGIIVSSDKAKDMIWPDMMWFWVIAYDLWNFAYVYNCVGDHSFYAGAALLISCTIPAFFIKKGAWLQHRAHTLALWMMFTMAFPTFVTSSQFAVDSSHNSTALFIVSALSLAANIAVAAYQLYVIVTRHLNPLRDELYTDQPSYREVLEANLPVEPTAVPATPRQEDRLAMV; encoded by the coding sequence GTGTTCTTGTTCGAATCCATTCCCTGGTACTCCTGGGTGATGTGGAGCGTCGTCCTGGTTGCTCTCATCGCCCTCAACGAGGTGACGCGTCGCTGGAAGTGGGCCGGCCTGGCCTTTTTCGTGGCGCTGCCCATCGTGCTCACGATCTTCGTGTGGCCCCACACGGCCGGCGCGGGCTCGTCCACGGGCACCTGGTTCCACTGGGTCAAGGTCTACTCGGCGCTCGCCGGGTGCCTGGGCTTCATGTTGATCCGGTACGTCCCGCGGCTCGCGAAGAACCGCTGGATGCTGATGTTCCCCGCCGCGATCCTGGCGATCAACATCGGCGAGGCGGTCATCCGTGACTTCCAGGTCGCGGGCCTGGACGGTATGCACGACGGCGTCTTCATGGTCGGCGGTCCGTGGAACTACATGAACGGCATCGCCGGCATCCTCAACCTGCTCACCATCTGCGGCTGGGCGGGCATCATCGTGTCGAGCGACAAGGCCAAGGACATGATCTGGCCCGACATGATGTGGTTCTGGGTCATCGCGTACGACCTGTGGAACTTCGCCTACGTCTACAACTGCGTCGGTGACCACTCCTTCTACGCCGGTGCGGCCCTGCTGATCTCCTGCACCATCCCGGCCTTCTTCATCAAGAAGGGCGCCTGGCTGCAGCACCGCGCCCACACCCTGGCCCTGTGGATGATGTTCACGATGGCGTTCCCGACGTTCGTGACCTCGTCGCAGTTCGCCGTCGACTCGTCGCACAACTCGACCGCGCTGTTCATCGTGTCGGCCCTGTCGCTCGCGGCCAACATCGCCGTGGCGGCCTACCAGCTGTACGTCATCGTGACGCGGCATCTCAACCCGCTGCGCGACGAGCTGTACACCGATCAGCCCTCGTACCGCGAGGTGCTCGAGGCGAACCTCCCCGTCGAGCCGACGGCCGTCCCGGCGACCCCGCGTCAGGAGGATCGACTGGCCATGGTCTGA
- a CDS encoding PD-(D/E)XK motif protein, translating into MGATLSELNPATLEKYFRSGTVTTHLVSESPEALIRIDGPGQTITLLTPHTGMVQDTAELKRVSTGIENRDGATWARIAFDARNMYAEAYGLMLSIVQAMHGGATFAAATSAAMTNMKSLLAAKSRISDEKQVGLIGELLLFRTLLDAHDEYAVTDWWLGPLAEERDYAFPAFDVEVKTTLGERRTHVIHGTGQLEPSPGRSLWLVSVQLTRAGGDPHGITLPGLVQTIRERLTTTRDRFVTYLASEGWEDTDAAMYPTSYILRTTPAAYLVDDDFPALTPSRLHAVVPHSDLVSAVTYRVDVSSRTAGDPGEPLSGFISAPPAQEA; encoded by the coding sequence ATGGGCGCAACGTTGTCGGAACTGAACCCGGCCACTCTTGAGAAATACTTCCGCAGCGGGACGGTGACCACGCACCTGGTCAGCGAATCTCCTGAGGCACTCATCAGGATCGACGGCCCCGGCCAGACGATCACACTGCTGACGCCGCACACCGGGATGGTTCAGGACACCGCGGAGCTGAAGCGCGTCAGCACCGGCATCGAGAATCGCGACGGCGCCACGTGGGCCCGCATTGCCTTCGATGCCCGCAACATGTACGCCGAGGCTTACGGACTGATGCTGTCGATCGTCCAGGCGATGCACGGCGGCGCCACGTTCGCCGCAGCGACTTCCGCCGCGATGACGAACATGAAGTCGCTGCTCGCGGCCAAATCGCGAATCTCAGACGAGAAGCAAGTCGGTTTGATCGGTGAGCTCCTCCTCTTCCGAACGCTGCTGGACGCCCACGACGAGTACGCCGTGACCGACTGGTGGTTGGGCCCGCTCGCCGAGGAGCGGGACTACGCGTTCCCGGCTTTCGACGTCGAGGTCAAGACCACCCTCGGCGAGAGACGCACGCACGTCATCCACGGAACGGGCCAGCTCGAACCAAGCCCCGGACGGTCCTTGTGGCTCGTGTCAGTCCAACTCACCCGGGCCGGGGGCGACCCGCACGGGATCACTCTGCCGGGACTGGTTCAGACGATCCGAGAGCGCCTCACAACGACGCGGGACCGGTTCGTGACCTACCTGGCGTCGGAGGGCTGGGAGGACACCGACGCTGCGATGTACCCGACGTCGTACATCCTCCGCACGACCCCGGCGGCGTATCTCGTCGACGACGACTTTCCCGCGCTCACTCCGAGCCGGCTGCACGCCGTGGTTCCGCACAGTGATCTTGTCAGTGCCGTGACCTACCGTGTCGACGTCTCCTCGCGCACCGCGGGAGATCCCGGCGAGCCGCTCTCCGGATTCATCAGCGCGCCACCCGCGCAGGAGGCATGA
- a CDS encoding Z1 domain-containing protein codes for MTDPYTDAIVGVVRGMSKSDPKPVLKRVRFELDDAGVAGDYSEHDLIDALTSTDVNSPARYEFHIQLSKWDAVRNAAWAEDTAAYSQERRDATLGALGFSDKAQASINHAFQVNLSGAVVISGKPADWDPWYEAKADRSFYWDGYRGVLEAKGWDADAISELGRTTDEVVKRLADPTRDDPYQSKGLVVGHVQSGKTANFTGVIAKAVDAGYKLVIVLTGTIELLRGQTQRRIDMELIGEENILGGVDRNNPDLTASVDYIGDGDVDWFDGKFVSYGKDPKELGMPGIRRLTGAHDDYKLLKAGLGYLDFRQTDHLVDPARPLYDPQNLYRPDIRIAVVKKNSRVLKKLVQDLQSVKTDLSEIPTLIIDDEADQASINTTRPKKDSAEEKERTAINRLIAQLLREIGRAQYVGYTATPFANVFVDPEDSEDIFPKDFIVSLQPPPGYMGGAAFHDLDRDVSGDDGGEGEERTLANSNERAYVRSLLAAPDDPDARDAEMLAALDAYVLAGAVKLHRAATLGKPKLFRHHTMLVHESVRTAEHAILADDIRRVWMSAGYDLPMGLKRLQDLWNNDYRPVTEARGADEPIVEKFADLIHFVGQAVDKIQEGVNPVVIVNGVAEKDYQQDDINFQARDVWKILVGGAKLSRGFTVEGLTVSYYTRRTVAADTLMQMGRWFGYRPHYRDLVRLYIGRNVPGPRKTVIDLYKAFEAIVRDEEDFREELRRFQGFDDDGRPLVRPMDVPPLVYQSLPYLKPTSSNKMYNAELTEQGEGGKVVDFNQQGLHNDKLNEQHFEYVQSLLDAADNTGQFFYINESGSPRPWAARYGIVDANALIDVVSRFQWAKNFKFDPYVAFMRKAIREGTLKDWAVIVPELDTLPTRTVEGRSLRIMRRFRRTDRPEQFSGSSTRQRDALLAISSGIDAQTVDTDGEIAAALERPEYKHLKDLKVATRGAFLLTFAGDSSSARFHDAKGVTDPKLLPEPTKPKDIATLFSYALPLASAPAGRIAFKVRRKDRPDDAIVDVQTTDGRTPLARPSTAFERPPSNIYRVPDDGGSPLEDVSARPSIVAPVEFRD; via the coding sequence GTGACCGACCCGTACACCGATGCAATCGTGGGCGTCGTCCGCGGCATGAGCAAGAGTGACCCCAAGCCCGTGCTCAAGCGTGTGCGGTTCGAGCTGGACGACGCGGGGGTGGCTGGCGACTACTCCGAGCACGACCTCATCGACGCACTCACCTCGACCGACGTGAACAGTCCAGCGCGCTACGAGTTTCACATCCAGCTTTCCAAGTGGGATGCCGTGCGCAACGCCGCATGGGCCGAAGACACTGCCGCGTACTCGCAGGAGAGGCGAGATGCGACCCTCGGGGCTCTCGGCTTCTCCGATAAGGCACAGGCTTCGATCAACCATGCATTCCAGGTGAACCTCTCGGGCGCGGTTGTCATCTCCGGCAAGCCGGCCGATTGGGATCCCTGGTACGAGGCGAAGGCCGATCGCTCGTTCTACTGGGACGGGTATCGGGGTGTGCTCGAGGCGAAGGGCTGGGACGCGGACGCGATCAGTGAACTCGGCCGCACCACCGATGAGGTCGTCAAGCGTCTGGCTGACCCCACCCGCGATGACCCGTATCAATCGAAGGGTCTCGTCGTCGGTCACGTGCAATCCGGAAAGACCGCCAACTTCACTGGGGTCATCGCCAAGGCGGTCGACGCCGGCTACAAGCTGGTGATCGTCCTCACCGGCACCATCGAGCTTCTGCGTGGGCAGACCCAGCGCCGTATCGATATGGAGCTCATCGGCGAGGAGAACATCCTCGGCGGCGTGGACCGCAACAACCCCGACCTCACCGCCTCCGTCGACTACATCGGAGACGGGGACGTCGACTGGTTCGACGGGAAGTTCGTCTCCTACGGCAAGGATCCCAAGGAGCTCGGCATGCCGGGCATCCGGCGGCTGACCGGCGCCCACGACGACTACAAGCTACTCAAGGCGGGCCTCGGTTATCTCGACTTCCGCCAAACCGACCACCTCGTCGACCCGGCACGCCCCCTCTACGATCCGCAGAACCTCTATCGGCCCGACATCCGCATCGCTGTCGTGAAGAAGAATTCGCGAGTCCTGAAGAAACTTGTCCAAGACCTCCAGTCAGTGAAGACCGACCTCAGCGAGATTCCCACGCTGATCATCGACGACGAGGCCGACCAAGCGTCGATCAACACCACCAGGCCCAAGAAGGACTCGGCCGAGGAGAAGGAACGCACCGCGATCAACCGCCTGATCGCACAGCTACTCCGCGAGATCGGACGCGCCCAATACGTGGGCTACACAGCCACGCCATTCGCGAACGTTTTCGTCGATCCCGAGGACTCCGAAGACATCTTCCCGAAGGACTTCATCGTCAGCCTCCAGCCGCCGCCGGGATACATGGGCGGCGCAGCCTTCCACGATCTCGACCGAGACGTATCAGGGGACGACGGGGGCGAGGGCGAGGAACGGACCTTGGCCAACTCGAACGAAAGGGCCTACGTCCGGTCCCTTCTCGCGGCCCCCGATGACCCCGATGCACGGGACGCTGAGATGCTCGCGGCTCTCGACGCGTACGTGCTCGCCGGGGCAGTCAAGCTGCACCGGGCCGCGACGCTCGGCAAGCCCAAGCTCTTCCGCCACCACACGATGCTCGTCCACGAGTCCGTGAGGACTGCAGAGCACGCGATCCTGGCCGACGACATCCGTCGAGTCTGGATGTCCGCGGGCTATGACCTTCCCATGGGGCTAAAGCGGCTCCAGGACCTGTGGAACAACGATTACCGACCGGTCACGGAGGCGCGCGGCGCGGACGAGCCGATCGTCGAAAAGTTCGCGGACCTAATCCACTTTGTCGGTCAGGCGGTCGACAAGATCCAGGAGGGTGTCAACCCGGTCGTCATCGTCAACGGGGTCGCGGAGAAGGACTACCAGCAGGACGACATCAACTTCCAGGCACGCGACGTCTGGAAGATCCTCGTCGGCGGGGCCAAGCTCTCCCGCGGCTTCACCGTCGAAGGCCTGACGGTCTCCTATTACACGCGTCGGACCGTTGCCGCCGACACGCTGATGCAGATGGGCCGCTGGTTCGGCTACCGCCCCCACTACCGCGACCTCGTGCGGCTTTACATCGGCCGCAACGTACCGGGGCCGAGGAAGACGGTCATCGACCTGTACAAGGCGTTCGAGGCGATCGTCCGCGACGAGGAGGACTTCCGCGAGGAGCTCCGACGGTTCCAGGGCTTCGACGATGATGGCCGACCCTTGGTGCGTCCGATGGACGTGCCTCCGCTGGTCTACCAGAGCCTGCCCTACCTCAAGCCGACCAGCAGCAACAAGATGTACAACGCCGAGCTCACCGAGCAGGGCGAGGGCGGCAAGGTCGTCGACTTCAACCAGCAGGGCTTGCACAACGACAAGTTGAACGAGCAGCACTTTGAATACGTGCAGTCGCTGCTCGACGCGGCCGACAACACCGGCCAGTTCTTCTACATCAACGAGTCCGGGTCGCCGCGACCGTGGGCTGCCCGCTACGGCATCGTGGATGCTAACGCACTGATTGATGTCGTCAGCCGATTCCAGTGGGCAAAGAACTTCAAGTTTGACCCGTACGTCGCTTTCATGCGCAAGGCAATCAGGGAAGGCACGCTCAAGGACTGGGCTGTCATCGTTCCGGAGCTCGACACCTTGCCGACCAGGACAGTCGAAGGCCGCAGCCTTAGGATCATGCGCCGCTTCCGGCGGACGGACCGGCCGGAGCAGTTCTCGGGCTCGTCGACCCGCCAGCGCGACGCGCTCCTCGCGATCTCAAGCGGCATCGACGCTCAGACCGTCGATACCGACGGCGAGATCGCCGCGGCGCTCGAACGTCCCGAGTACAAGCACCTCAAGGATCTCAAAGTCGCGACCCGCGGTGCGTTCCTGCTGACCTTCGCCGGCGACAGCTCCTCGGCCAGGTTCCACGACGCGAAGGGGGTCACCGACCCGAAGCTTCTGCCCGAGCCCACGAAGCCCAAGGACATCGCGACGCTCTTCTCCTACGCACTGCCACTTGCCTCTGCGCCTGCTGGCCGAATTGCGTTTAAGGTGCGCCGGAAGGACCGGCCCGACGATGCGATCGTCGACGTGCAGACCACGGACGGCCGCACCCCTTTGGCCCGACCGTCGACTGCCTTCGAGCGTCCGCCTTCAAACATTTATCGCGTTCCTGACGACGGAGGTTCACCTCTGGAGGACGTCTCGGCCCGCCCCTCAATCGTTGCGCCGGTCGAGTTCCGTGACTGA
- a CDS encoding TetR-like C-terminal domain-containing protein → MPEETAEEHHRAGAREALAAALKARLRTEPLDKVTVTELTRDCGLTRQAFYYHFPDVRHLAIWVFETEVAGQVRSFASELGWADGLVRLLIYLRDNRSSTVAVLDGLGRSGLERFLFAQMRPITEAVMEKDGGGPVRAQDRVLIVDFYTSAVLAVVLRWVADGMVEHPYRVVGDLEIILHGAVRESVRRLDDRATPRRD, encoded by the coding sequence ATGCCCGAGGAGACCGCCGAGGAGCACCATCGCGCCGGCGCACGCGAGGCCCTGGCGGCCGCGCTCAAGGCGCGGTTGCGCACCGAGCCGCTCGACAAGGTGACGGTCACCGAGCTGACCCGCGACTGTGGACTGACGCGGCAGGCGTTCTACTACCACTTCCCCGACGTGCGGCACCTGGCGATCTGGGTGTTTGAGACCGAGGTCGCGGGCCAGGTGCGCTCCTTCGCGTCGGAGCTGGGATGGGCCGACGGTCTGGTCCGACTGCTGATCTACCTGCGCGACAACCGGTCATCGACCGTCGCGGTGCTCGACGGGCTGGGCCGGTCCGGGCTCGAGCGCTTCCTGTTCGCGCAGATGCGGCCGATCACCGAGGCCGTGATGGAGAAGGACGGTGGCGGCCCGGTGCGCGCGCAGGACCGGGTCCTGATCGTCGACTTCTACACCTCGGCGGTGCTGGCCGTGGTGCTGCGGTGGGTCGCGGACGGCATGGTCGAGCACCCGTATCGCGTGGTCGGTGATCTCGAGATCATCCTGCACGGGGCGGTGCGCGAGTCCGTCCGCCGGCTCGACGACCGTGCCACGCCGCGGCGAGATTGA
- a CDS encoding ATP-binding protein → MVSVSAPQPVGSRVVPPDPSITSAIGRHHTLVTAVADLVDNSIDAGATNILIRFRMEGARPVGLQVIDNASGMDSKSIDDAMTYAKKREYQGRDLGHFGIGLKAASLSQANTLIVWSKRYGSPPVGRRLRKETIDTGPVVEEFSSSDAAERLAGSKVDFVMDTGTIVEWESVQTFLTSSNDEEQRAWTSRTTQELVTHLGLVLHRILQRGDLTITVQTFDVWLDFAGPPRQVTAIDPFDYRGVGRTGYPKDLPVIVGDADSTARLHVWPHWDRGSGFTQGGRSASESQGLYVYRNDRLLQSGGWNSLATPSTDLAFARVAFDLTTEMENHVTINPEKSGTTFDDELRSAFAHARAADGTTLASFREDAKHAAKIARQRVASPIGAPRPGDGLPDGVKGVFGTYTEPNDAAPVDIMWRMLPDDQVYDIDVDAHRLVLNARYRAAVVGHKSLDINDAPLFKSLLLLLLEDHFVGTGSGARKKREDAAWQAILLSAIRSQSARGE, encoded by the coding sequence ATGGTCTCGGTATCCGCACCACAGCCTGTCGGCTCGCGGGTCGTCCCTCCCGATCCGTCGATCACGTCGGCGATCGGCCGCCATCACACGCTGGTCACCGCCGTAGCAGATCTTGTCGACAACAGCATCGATGCCGGCGCAACGAACATCCTGATCAGGTTTCGTATGGAGGGGGCACGTCCCGTCGGTTTGCAGGTAATCGACAACGCCTCGGGCATGGACTCGAAAAGCATCGACGACGCCATGACGTATGCGAAGAAGCGCGAGTACCAAGGCCGCGACCTCGGGCACTTCGGCATCGGCCTCAAGGCGGCGTCGCTGAGCCAGGCGAACACGTTGATCGTGTGGTCGAAGCGGTACGGCTCGCCGCCGGTCGGACGACGTCTGCGTAAGGAGACTATCGACACGGGCCCCGTAGTCGAAGAGTTCTCAAGCAGCGACGCCGCCGAGCGACTCGCCGGCTCGAAGGTCGATTTCGTCATGGACACGGGGACGATCGTGGAGTGGGAGAGCGTGCAGACGTTCCTCACGTCGTCGAACGACGAGGAGCAGCGGGCCTGGACCAGCAGAACCACCCAGGAGCTGGTCACTCATCTCGGGCTCGTCCTGCATCGTATCCTCCAGCGGGGCGATCTGACGATCACGGTTCAAACGTTCGACGTGTGGCTGGACTTCGCTGGGCCCCCGCGGCAGGTCACGGCCATTGACCCCTTCGACTATCGAGGTGTCGGACGTACCGGCTACCCAAAGGACCTCCCGGTGATCGTCGGCGACGCCGACAGTACGGCGCGGCTCCACGTCTGGCCACACTGGGACAGGGGGTCAGGCTTCACGCAAGGGGGTCGATCGGCAAGCGAGTCGCAAGGGCTCTACGTTTACCGCAACGATCGGCTCCTCCAGTCGGGCGGTTGGAACAGCCTGGCGACTCCAAGCACCGACCTTGCGTTCGCGCGTGTGGCATTCGACCTGACGACCGAGATGGAGAACCACGTCACGATCAACCCGGAGAAGTCGGGAACGACGTTCGACGATGAACTGCGCAGCGCGTTCGCTCACGCTCGTGCGGCCGACGGCACTACGCTCGCCTCGTTCCGGGAGGATGCGAAACATGCGGCGAAGATTGCGAGGCAGCGCGTCGCCTCGCCCATCGGGGCCCCGCGCCCGGGTGACGGACTCCCTGACGGCGTGAAGGGTGTGTTTGGCACGTACACCGAACCCAACGATGCCGCTCCCGTCGACATCATGTGGAGAATGCTGCCGGATGATCAGGTTTACGACATCGACGTCGACGCGCACAGGCTCGTCCTGAACGCCAGATACCGAGCAGCCGTCGTCGGGCACAAGAGCCTCGACATCAACGACGCGCCTCTCTTCAAGAGTCTTCTGCTCCTCCTTCTGGAGGACCACTTCGTCGGCACTGGTAGCGGCGCTAGGAAGAAGCGCGAGGACGCGGCGTGGCAGGCCATCCTCTTGTCCGCCATCCGGTCACAGTCCGCGCGAGGAGAGTGA